The proteins below are encoded in one region of Acetoanaerobium noterae:
- the rplS gene encoding 50S ribosomal protein L19: MEIIKAIEQEQLKSDLPKFSAGDTVKVHIRVKEGKRERIQIFEGVVLKRQNGGVRETFTVRKISFGVGVEKIFPVHSPSIEKIEVTRKGKVRRAKLNYLRDRVGKAAKVKEAK, translated from the coding sequence ATGGAAATTATTAAGGCAATTGAGCAAGAACAATTAAAATCAGATTTACCTAAATTCTCAGCTGGTGATACTGTTAAAGTACATATCAGAGTAAAAGAGGGAAAAAGAGAAAGAATTCAGATCTTTGAAGGCGTTGTGCTTAAAAGACAAAATGGTGGAGTAAGAGAAACTTTTACAGTAAGAAAAATTTCTTTTGGTGTTGGAGTAGAGAAGATTTTCCCAGTTCATTCTCCAAGCATTGAGAAAATTGAAGTTACTAGAAAAGGTAAAGTAAGAAGAGCTAAACTTAACTACCTAAGAGATAGAGTAGGTAAAGCAGCTAAAGTTAAAGAAGCTAAATAG
- the trmD gene encoding tRNA (guanosine(37)-N1)-methyltransferase TrmD: MKFHIMTLFPQIIEAYMSESIMKKAEEKGNIEYKTWNIRDYSESKHKKVDDYPYGGGAGMVMTPQPIVSCYNAVVDDLDASLKQEKKPKVIYLTPKGKVFNNDMATALAKEESLILLCGHYEGVDQRVIDLIVDEEISIGDYVLTGGELPALILIDSISRHVKGVLGHEESLEEESFTNGLLEYPHYTRPEVFMEKEVPKVLLSGHHKNIESWRKLESIKLTMKLRPDLFDYEALSKEDKKLLKKHNIIDK; this comes from the coding sequence ATGAAATTTCATATTATGACCTTATTTCCTCAAATTATTGAAGCATATATGAGTGAAAGTATTATGAAAAAAGCAGAAGAAAAAGGTAACATAGAATATAAGACTTGGAATATAAGAGATTACTCAGAAAGCAAACATAAAAAAGTAGATGACTATCCATATGGTGGAGGAGCGGGAATGGTCATGACTCCTCAGCCTATAGTAAGCTGTTATAATGCTGTAGTTGATGATTTAGATGCATCTTTGAAGCAAGAAAAGAAGCCTAAAGTTATCTACCTTACTCCTAAAGGAAAAGTATTTAATAATGACATGGCTACAGCTCTTGCAAAAGAAGAAAGCTTGATATTGCTTTGCGGTCATTATGAAGGAGTGGATCAAAGAGTTATTGATTTGATTGTGGATGAAGAAATATCTATTGGAGACTACGTTTTAACTGGAGGGGAGCTACCTGCTCTTATACTTATAGATAGTATATCAAGGCATGTTAAAGGCGTTTTAGGACACGAAGAATCCTTGGAGGAAGAATCATTTACAAATGGATTGCTAGAATACCCTCATTACACTAGGCCTGAAGTTTTTATGGAGAAGGAAGTGCCTAAGGTTCTGTTATCAGGCCATCATAAAAATATTGAATCCTGGAGAAAGCTAGAATCTATAAAATTAACTATGAAGCTAAGACCTGACTTGTTTGACTATGAAGCTCTGTCTAAGGAAGATAAAAAATTACTTAAAAAACACAATATTATTGACAAATAG
- the rimM gene encoding ribosome maturation factor RimM (Essential for efficient processing of 16S rRNA): MKSNKLRIGKIVNTHGLKGEVKVYPYTDYPERFKEIQYLYMENSDEKISVENVKISKNMVILKLSSILTIDDAEKNRNNYLFIDRDNARKLDEDEHLIADLIGCKVYDISEKYIGVLEDVLQYSANDVYSIKSENGKTYLVPAIKKFVPVIDIDNKKIIIDPIEGMIE; this comes from the coding sequence TTGAAATCTAATAAATTGAGAATAGGAAAAATAGTAAATACTCATGGATTAAAAGGAGAGGTAAAAGTATATCCATATACGGATTACCCAGAGAGATTTAAAGAAATACAATATTTATACATGGAAAATAGCGATGAAAAAATATCAGTTGAAAATGTGAAGATAAGCAAAAATATGGTTATATTGAAACTGAGTAGTATTTTGACTATTGATGATGCAGAAAAAAATAGAAACAACTATTTATTTATAGATAGAGATAATGCAAGAAAACTGGACGAAGATGAACATCTTATAGCTGATTTAATAGGATGCAAGGTTTATGATATAAGTGAAAAATATATAGGGGTATTAGAAGATGTACTTCAGTATAGTGCTAATGATGTCTACTCCATAAAATCAGAAAATGGAAAAACCTACCTTGTTCCTGCGATTAAGAAATTTGTTCCAGTTATTGATATTGATAATAAGAAGATTATAATAGATCCTATTGAAGGAATGATTGAGTAA
- a CDS encoding KH domain-containing protein, giving the protein MGELVAFIARSLVDHPDEVSVNEKHTEYSIVVELKVASEDMGKVIGKQGRIAKAIRTVVKAAAVKESKRVVVEIIQ; this is encoded by the coding sequence ATGGGAGAATTAGTAGCATTTATTGCGAGATCCCTAGTTGACCATCCCGATGAGGTTTCAGTTAATGAAAAACATACTGAATATTCGATAGTAGTCGAATTGAAAGTAGCCTCTGAAGATATGGGCAAGGTTATTGGCAAGCAAGGGAGAATTGCAAAAGCGATTAGAACTGTTGTCAAAGCTGCAGCCGTTAAAGAAAGCAAAAGAGTAGTTGTAGAAATTATTCAGTAA
- the rpsP gene encoding 30S ribosomal protein S16, whose protein sequence is MVKIRLRRMGSHKKPFYRIVVSDSRSPRDGRFIEEIGYYNPVSEPKVVKIDNEKAAKWLSTGAQPTETVRTLFKKNGIME, encoded by the coding sequence ATGGTAAAGATTAGATTAAGAAGAATGGGTTCTCATAAGAAACCTTTCTACAGAATAGTTGTATCTGATTCTCGTTCTCCAAGAGATGGTAGATTTATCGAGGAAATAGGTTACTACAATCCAGTTTCAGAACCTAAGGTGGTTAAGATAGATAATGAAAAAGCTGCAAAATGGTTATCAACTGGTGCACAACCTACTGAGACTGTAAGAACACTTTTCAAAAAGAATGGAATAATGGAGTAA
- the ffh gene encoding signal recognition particle protein yields the protein MIFENLAEKLQSTLKNLKGKGKLTEKDVDLAMREVKLALLEADVHYKVVKDFIKKVKERSIGSEVMESLTPGQQVIKIVNEELSELMGGVQSKINISSKPPTVIMLVGLQGAGKTSTAGKLALNLKKQGKQPMLVACDVYRPAAIKQLEIVASGAGAIFYSEEGNTNPVEIATKGYEKAKTLGYDIVIIDTAGRLHIDENLMDELKNIKSSIKPHEIMLVVDSMTGQDAVNIAESFDQTLGIDGVILTKLDGDTRGGAALSIKAITKKPIKYAAVGEKLEDLEQFYPDRMASRILGMGDVMSLIEKAQSAFDEDKAKEMQAKMKSSDFTFDDFLDQMQQIKKMGPLKNLLEMIPGMSQMKQLKDVDIDDKELVKIEAIIQSMTKKERQNPSIINASRKKRIAMGSGTHVSQVNRLLKQFEESKKMMKQFTNMSKSMKKGKMKFPFPGL from the coding sequence GAAGTGAAGTTAGCATTATTAGAAGCAGACGTACACTATAAAGTGGTTAAGGATTTCATAAAAAAAGTTAAGGAGCGCTCTATTGGCTCGGAAGTTATGGAAAGTCTTACGCCAGGACAGCAGGTTATTAAGATTGTAAATGAAGAACTCTCAGAGCTTATGGGAGGAGTTCAAAGCAAAATCAATATATCCTCAAAGCCTCCTACTGTTATTATGCTAGTAGGTCTTCAAGGGGCAGGTAAGACAAGTACAGCAGGTAAACTAGCTCTTAATCTAAAAAAACAAGGTAAGCAGCCAATGCTTGTAGCTTGTGACGTTTATAGACCAGCAGCTATAAAGCAGCTAGAAATAGTAGCAAGTGGTGCAGGAGCAATATTTTACTCTGAAGAGGGTAATACGAACCCTGTAGAAATAGCAACTAAAGGATATGAAAAAGCTAAAACTTTAGGCTATGATATTGTTATTATAGATACTGCAGGTAGACTTCACATAGACGAAAACCTCATGGATGAGCTCAAAAATATTAAGTCATCTATTAAGCCTCACGAAATTATGCTTGTAGTAGACTCGATGACAGGTCAAGACGCTGTAAATATTGCTGAGTCCTTTGACCAAACGCTAGGTATAGACGGAGTTATACTGACTAAGCTAGACGGGGACACAAGAGGTGGAGCGGCTTTATCTATTAAGGCAATAACAAAGAAACCTATTAAATATGCTGCAGTTGGAGAAAAGCTCGAGGATTTAGAACAATTCTATCCAGATCGTATGGCATCTAGAATTTTGGGCATGGGCGATGTTATGAGCCTTATAGAAAAAGCCCAAAGTGCTTTTGATGAAGATAAAGCAAAAGAGATGCAAGCTAAGATGAAATCTTCTGATTTTACATTTGATGATTTCTTAGATCAAATGCAGCAGATTAAAAAAATGGGACCTTTAAAAAACCTTTTGGAAATGATTCCAGGCATGTCCCAGATGAAGCAATTAAAAGATGTAGATATAGACGATAAGGAGCTTGTGAAGATTGAGGCGATAATTCAATCTATGACAAAAAAAGAAAGACAGAATCCAAGCATTATCAACGCAAGTAGAAAAAAACGTATTGCAATGGGTAGTGGTACTCATGTAAGTCAAGTTAATAGGTTGTTAAAGCAGTTTGAAGAGTCAAAGAAAATGATGAAGCAATTTACTAATATGAGCAAATCTATGAAAAAAGGAAAAATGAAATTTCCTTTTCCAGGATTATAG